The following coding sequences are from one Camelus dromedarius isolate mCamDro1 chromosome 30, mCamDro1.pat, whole genome shotgun sequence window:
- the XKR9 gene encoding XK-related protein 9 isoform X3, with amino-acid sequence MKYTKLNFVMSVLGIIIYIADLIVDIWVTVRFFHEGQYVFGILTVGFMLFGTLVVQCFSYSWFKADLKEAGQEIQHCFLLLHCLQGGVFTRYWFALKKGYHVAFKYSSKTDNFVEEQIDPHKEIIDRVTDLSMLRLFETYLEGCPQLALQLYILLEHEQANFSQW; translated from the exons atgaaatatactAAGTTGAATTTTGTGATGTCAGTTCTTGGCATTATAATCTATATAGCTGATTTAATTGTGGACATCTGGGTGACTGTCAGGTTTTTCCACGAAGGACAATAtgtttttggtattttaacaGTAGGCTTTATGCTCTTTGGAACACTTGTGGTACAGTGTTTTAGTTATTCTTGGTTCAAGGCTGATTTAAAGGAAGCAGGCCAAGAAATCCAGCATTGTTTTCTTCTACTTCATTGCTTGCAAGGAGGAGTTTTTACACG GTATTGGTTTGCCTTGAAGAAGGGTTATCATGTGGCTTTCAAATATAGCAGCAAAACTGATAACTTCGTGGAAGAACAAATTGATCCTCATAAAGAAATTATAGATAGAGTGACAGATTTGAGCATGCTAAGGCTCTTTGAGACCTACCTGGAAGGCTGCCCACAACTTGCTCTTCAGCTCTACATTCTTCTGGAACATGAGCAAGCAAATTTCTCTCAGT
- the XKR9 gene encoding XK-related protein 9 isoform X2: MLRLFETYLEGCPQLALQLYILLEHEQANFSQYAAIMVSCCAISWSTVDYQIALRKSLPDKNLLNGPCPKLIYLFYKLFTLLSWMLSIVLLLFLNIKIALFLLSFLWFLGILWAFKEDTQFCASQGMELMYRIVVGFILVFTFFNIKGQNTKCPMSCYYIVRVLATLGILIVFWFYPLSIFNSDYFIPISITIALTFLLGIIFLIIYYGTLHPNRSEETKMDEIDGKPVQSDCRMKYFLME, encoded by the exons ATGCTAAGGCTCTTTGAGACCTACCTGGAAGGCTGCCCACAACTTGCTCTTCAGCTCTACATTCTTCTGGAACATGAGCAAGCAAATTTCTCTCAGT atgcaGCCATCATGGTCTCTTGCTGTGCTATTTCTTGGTCAACTGTTGATTATCAAATAGCTTTAAGAAAATCTTTGCCAGATAAAAATCTCCTTAATGGACCCTGCCCCAAACTCATATATCTCTTTTACAAGTTGTTTACATTATTATCTTGGATGTTGAGCATTGtacttcttttattcttaaatattaagattgctttatttctgttgtcatttctttggtttttagGCATATTGTGGGCATTTAAAGAGGACACTCAATTTTGTGCTTCCCAGGGTATGGAATTGATGTATAGGATTGTTGTTGGATTCATTCttgtctttacattttttaatattaagggACAGAACACCAAATGTCCCATGTCTTGTTATTATATTGTAAGAGTGTTGGCCACATTGGGGATATTGATTGTGTTCTGGTTTTACCCACTCTCTATTTTTAATTCAGACTATTTTATACCTATCAGCATCACTATAGCTCTTACTTTTCTCCTTGGAATTatctttcttattatttattatgggACTTTGCACCCAAACAGaagtgaagaaacaaaaatggatGAAATTGATGGAAAACCAGTTCAAAGCGATTGTAGAATGAAGTATTTCCTAATGGAATAA
- the XKR9 gene encoding XK-related protein 9 isoform X1, whose amino-acid sequence MKYTKLNFVMSVLGIIIYIADLIVDIWVTVRFFHEGQYVFGILTVGFMLFGTLVVQCFSYSWFKADLKEAGQEIQHCFLLLHCLQGGVFTRYWFALKKGYHVAFKYSSKTDNFVEEQIDPHKEIIDRVTDLSMLRLFETYLEGCPQLALQLYILLEHEQANFSQYAAIMVSCCAISWSTVDYQIALRKSLPDKNLLNGPCPKLIYLFYKLFTLLSWMLSIVLLLFLNIKIALFLLSFLWFLGILWAFKEDTQFCASQGMELMYRIVVGFILVFTFFNIKGQNTKCPMSCYYIVRVLATLGILIVFWFYPLSIFNSDYFIPISITIALTFLLGIIFLIIYYGTLHPNRSEETKMDEIDGKPVQSDCRMKYFLME is encoded by the exons atgaaatatactAAGTTGAATTTTGTGATGTCAGTTCTTGGCATTATAATCTATATAGCTGATTTAATTGTGGACATCTGGGTGACTGTCAGGTTTTTCCACGAAGGACAATAtgtttttggtattttaacaGTAGGCTTTATGCTCTTTGGAACACTTGTGGTACAGTGTTTTAGTTATTCTTGGTTCAAGGCTGATTTAAAGGAAGCAGGCCAAGAAATCCAGCATTGTTTTCTTCTACTTCATTGCTTGCAAGGAGGAGTTTTTACACG GTATTGGTTTGCCTTGAAGAAGGGTTATCATGTGGCTTTCAAATATAGCAGCAAAACTGATAACTTCGTGGAAGAACAAATTGATCCTCATAAAGAAATTATAGATAGAGTGACAGATTTGAGCATGCTAAGGCTCTTTGAGACCTACCTGGAAGGCTGCCCACAACTTGCTCTTCAGCTCTACATTCTTCTGGAACATGAGCAAGCAAATTTCTCTCAGT atgcaGCCATCATGGTCTCTTGCTGTGCTATTTCTTGGTCAACTGTTGATTATCAAATAGCTTTAAGAAAATCTTTGCCAGATAAAAATCTCCTTAATGGACCCTGCCCCAAACTCATATATCTCTTTTACAAGTTGTTTACATTATTATCTTGGATGTTGAGCATTGtacttcttttattcttaaatattaagattgctttatttctgttgtcatttctttggtttttagGCATATTGTGGGCATTTAAAGAGGACACTCAATTTTGTGCTTCCCAGGGTATGGAATTGATGTATAGGATTGTTGTTGGATTCATTCttgtctttacattttttaatattaagggACAGAACACCAAATGTCCCATGTCTTGTTATTATATTGTAAGAGTGTTGGCCACATTGGGGATATTGATTGTGTTCTGGTTTTACCCACTCTCTATTTTTAATTCAGACTATTTTATACCTATCAGCATCACTATAGCTCTTACTTTTCTCCTTGGAATTatctttcttattatttattatgggACTTTGCACCCAAACAGaagtgaagaaacaaaaatggatGAAATTGATGGAAAACCAGTTCAAAGCGATTGTAGAATGAAGTATTTCCTAATGGAATAA